From the Rhodospirillales bacterium RIFCSPLOWO2_02_FULL_58_16 genome, the window CAGCGTCTGTGCTATTTTTTCCATCAACTCCACCTCTTTTTCATCAACGAGGTCGGGAGACTGAACGATTTCATCGACAATGCTGACCAGGGTATTGCTCAAATAGGTAGCATAGACATAGTCGGTAAGGGCAATCCGCCGCGCCAGGTCCCTTGACACCCAATACAACCTGCCCAGCAGGTCTTCGGCAGAATTATCCTTTTTATCTCTGAGCTTGGGGACAATGCGTTCCATAAGCCAGTTAACCTGAAAGACATGCCGCTCCACTTTTTGTTTATTGACAATAGCCAAGGCCCTTTTTGAGGCGATCTGCATTTCTCTGACCCCGGCCTTGCTGCTGAAATTTATTTGCAGCGGATTGGGAACGTCAATTCTCGGGATTTGAAGGCCCTCGGTTGCCGGCCTGTTGCGACGGTCAGGCCCGATGTATTCGGTGGTTACGACAAATTTCTTGCGGGATTTAGTCAGGTTCAGGATGCGCTCTTTCAATTTTTCCGTCGTGAACGGCCTTAACAACACGTCGTCATTGCCGGCGTCAATGGCGGCTTTAGCCCGATCCATCTGAGAAATTATCGCCACGGCAACGACAAAGGGGCTGCTGCTGATTTCCTGGTGCCGCACCTGACGGATCAATTCGCCGAGGTCGCCTTCGGGCAGGGTGGACTCGCCGACGACAAGATGGACGTCCATCTCCATGAAAACGTCACGCGCCCCTCTCATGTTGCCGGTTTCGGTAATATTATTAAATCCCAGCGAAACCAAGGCCTCCTTTATCTCGGAGCGCACCTCCGCTCTCGGCTCAACCAGAAGAACATTCGCCATTTCGTAACTGACTTTAGCCAAGGCACCCCCCTCTTCACGTCCACGATCCATTAGCGTCCTACTGACAAGAACCTTACCATCGTAAAATAGCCCGCAAGTGTGACGGGGATCACAGTAGTTTGAATAATTATAAGTTTTTTAAGCCGTCGGCGGCCTGCTTGTCCGCCTCATCGTCACTGCTGAACCCCAGATGGTTCCAGGTTTCCTTCATGTGGACGGGTAGCGGCGCGACGACTTCCAGGACGCCGCCGTTCGGGTGAGGAATACATATGGAGCGGGCGTGCAGGTGGGGCTTGCCCGATGCTTCATCCCCGGCGAAAAAAGCCGCCGCCCCGCCGTACTTTCCATCGCCGAGAATGGGCGTTCCCAGCGCGGCGCAATGAGCGCGCAACTGGTGGGTTCTTCCGGTTAACGGCGCAAGGACCAGCCATGCCGCTTTTTTTCCTATATGTTCGACAACCCTGTACAGGGTTTCCGCCGCCTTACCTTCGCTTGACCCGGTCATCATCCGCTCGCCCTTGGCGCCCGATATCTTGGCCAACGGCAAGTTGATGCGGCCTTCCGGCGGGTGCGGCACGCCGACAACCGCTGCCCAATACAGCTTGCGCGCCGTTTTGGATTTAAAAGCGGCGGCCAGCTTGGCGGCGGAGGCGGCATTGCGGGCCAACAGCAATACGCCGGAGGTGTCTTTGTCCAGCCGATGCACCAGCCTCGGCCTTTCGTCAGAGCCGAAGCGCAAGGCGTCCAGCATGCCGTCCAGGTGACGCGCCGTCTTGGTTCCGCCCTGCACCGCCAGCCCCGGCGGCTTGTTAAGAACGATGACGTGATCGTCGCGATAAAGGACCATCGACCGCACCGCCCCGGCATCGGCAGCGCTGACTTTCATCGCCTTGTCCTGTCCGGGTTCCCCTTCGTCGGCGCTTAAGGGAGGCACGCGGATATGCTGGCCCGCCTCAAGCCTGAAGCCGGCCTTGATGCGTTTGCCGTCCACCCGAACCTGCCCGGTGCGCAGCAATTTTTGCAGACGACCGTGGGTCAGTTGCGGGAAATGCCGCTTGAACCAGCGGTCCAGCCGCAGGCCGGCGTCTGCTTCGGATATTTCTTCGGCTCTAACGTCGCTCATTGCGCGTCTCCCTCGCTCTCGATAGCGGCGGCGCGGGCGTCGTCAAAGGGCGAATCCGTCGTCTCCAGCGTTCGCTCGCCGGTAAAGGCGATGGCCAACGCCCCCAGCGGCGCGGTCAGCAGGATGCTGAAAACGGCGACCGCCAGAATGATCTCGCCGGGTCCGGTATCCATCCCCGCCGCCGCCATGACCAGCATCGCTCCGCCGCCGATGGCCGCCTGCACCGTCGCCTTGGGAATATAGGAAACCACCACGAACAGACGCTCTCCCCGGTTCAGGCCGCTACCGATGAGGCACAGCCGAACGCCGAGAGAGCGCGCCGCCAGACCGCCGGCAATCAGCGCCGCCGCCCCGATCATTCCCGCCTTCAGCGCCGCGTCGATATTGACCTGGGTGCCGACCAGGGTGAACAGCACGATCTCGGCGAAAACCCAAATCTTGCCGAATCTGACGGAAAGTTCGTGAGCCATATGTTCGTCTTTTTCAAGGATGATAAAGCCGATCGCCATGATCGCCGGCAAAGCGGCGAAAGGAACCCGCCCGGCGATCAGATGCTCGATATGCGCCAGGATCACCGACAGCGCCAGAATCACCAGCACCCGCTTGGTGGCGCGGGGATTAAAGCGGCTGAACAGATGAAACAGCGCCAGTCCCGCTATCAGCCCGACCCCGATACCCAGCGCAATGGCCATGGGGATGCCGGCCAGCTTCCAGGCGATATTGACGCTCTGCCCGGTGAGGATGCCGACAAGGGCGCTGTAAACAACGATGACAAAACCGTTGTCGAGAGCCGACGCCGCCAGCACCATCGTCGGGATGCCCTTGGCGGCGCCCATGCCGCGCCCGATGAAACCGATCATCATCGGCACCACCACCGCCGGCGACACCGCCGCCAGCACCGAGCCTAACACCGCCGACTCCATGGTGGTGAGTCCCAGCAACGGCGGCCCCAGCACGGTGACGGCGGCGCCTTCCATGAGCGCCGGGACGACGGACAGCAGCGCCACCCGGCCTCCCACCTTGTTCAGGGTCTTTTTGCTCAACTCGAACCCGGCTCTCAGCAAAATGACCACAAGGGCGAGCATGCGCAGGTCGCCCGACGCCGTCAGCAGCTCCGGATTTATCCGGTTCAGCAGGTGCGGCCCGAAGGCCGTTCCGAGCAGCAGCATGCCGATCACACCGGGAACGGACAGCTTGCGGAACGCCCAATCGACGATGATGCCGAAAATCAGCAGTTGGGCCAGATCGACGATCATTCTTTCCCCTTGTTCCTCAGCTTGTCCCAGTAGGCGATGCGCTTGGCGATCTCGCGTTCAAAGCCGCGATCCCTGGGCGTGTAAAAGCGGCGGCGCTCCATGCCGTCGGGGAAGTAGTTTTGGCCGGAAAACCCGTCCTCGACATCGTGATCATAAACATATCCGTCGCCGTAGCCGAGATTCTTCATCAGGCCGGTCGGGGCGTTGAGGATATGCTTGGGCGGCGACAGCGAGCCGGTTTCCCCGGCCGTCTTCATCGCCGCTTTCTCGGCTTTGTAGGCGGCGTTGGACTTGGGCGCGCAGCCCAGATAGACGATCAACTGCACCAGCGCCAATTCTCCCTCCGGCGAGCCTAAACGCTCGTAGGCTTCCCAGGCGGCAACGGCCTGGGGCAGCGCGTCCGGGTCGGCCAGTCCGACATCCTCGACGGCGAAACGCAGCAACCGGCGGGCGATATAGCGGGGGTCTTCGCCGCCGGCGATCATCCGCGCAAACCAGTACAGCGCGGCGTCGGTGTCGGAGCCGCGCAGCGACTTGTGGAGGGCGCTGATAAGATTGAAGTGTCCGTCTCGGGATTTGTCATACAGCGGCATGCGTTTTTGCACGGCGACGGTCAGGGCGGCGATGTCCAGCGCCGGCTCGGGCGGCAGGCTGAAAATATCCTCGGCCATGTTGAACAGATACCGCCCGTCGCCGTCAGCCATGGCGCGCAACGCCGCCCTGGCGTCGGCATTGACAGGCAGGCTCTTGCCGACCTCGGCCTCGGCGCGCCTGAGCAACGCCTCCAACGCCTCGTCGTCCAGACGGTTAAGCACCAAAACCTGACAGCGCGACAACAGCGCCGCGTTCAACTCGAACGACGGGTTCTCGGTGGTGGCGCCGACCAGAATCACCGTGCCGTCTTCGACGTAAGGCAGAAACCCGTCCTGCTGGGCGCGGTTGAAACGATGGATTTCGTCGATGAACAGCAAAGTTCCCAGCCCCATGCCGCGCCGCTTGCGCGCCGCCTCGAATACCTTGCGCAGATCGGCGACGCCGGAGAACACGGCGGACAACGGCTCAAAATGCAGATCGGTGCGCTCGGCCAGCAGGCGGGCGATGGTCGTCTTGCCCGACCCCGGCGGTCCCCACAGCAGGATCGAGGACACCCGTCCTGAAGCCGCCATGCGCCCCAACGGACCATCGGTCCCCAGCAGATGCTCCTGCCCCACCACCTCATCCAGCGCTTTCGGACGCAGGCGATCGGCCAGGGGGCGGGGAGCCTGGGATTCAAACAGCGTACTCACACGCAAACAAAGACACTCCCCGCCGACCTTTGCAAGTCCATTTACAACGGCAAGGCGCTTGAATTTATGGGCGAACGCTCCTGATTTATGTATTCTCGGAGCATGAATGAACAGGCGCCAAACCAATCGGGGGCCGTCGAGATTAAAATCGACGGGCTGGGCAAGTCGTTCGGCGCCAATCACGCCTTGCGGGGGATTGATCTGACTATTTACCGGGGCGACATCATCGCCGTTGTCGGCGGCTCGGGTTGCGGCAAGACGGTTTTATTGAATCATATTCTTGGGCTGCTGACGGCGGATCATGGGCGCGTGCTCGTCGCCGATCATGACTCCTCAGGCGAAGGGCTGGTTGACATTTCGCAACTCACCTCCAATCAGCTTGACCATATCTGCATGCATTGGGGCGTGGTTTTTCAGAAGAACGCCCTGTTCTCCGGGACGGTGTATGACAACATCGCCCTGTGGCTGAGCGAGGTGAGAAACCTTAACAGGCGCGAGATCAAGTCGATTGCCCGCTCGGTGTTGGTCTCGGTGGGCCTGGATTCAGGCGATGACTTCCTTGATCTTGACGTACACGACCTGTCCGGCGGCATGGCCAAACGTCTGGCGGTCGCCCGGGCGCTGGCGATGAAGCCCGCCGTC encodes:
- a CDS encoding potassium transporter is translated as MIVDLAQLLIFGIIVDWAFRKLSVPGVIGMLLLGTAFGPHLLNRINPELLTASGDLRMLALVVILLRAGFELSKKTLNKVGGRVALLSVVPALMEGAAVTVLGPPLLGLTTMESAVLGSVLAAVSPAVVVPMMIGFIGRGMGAAKGIPTMVLAASALDNGFVIVVYSALVGILTGQSVNIAWKLAGIPMAIALGIGVGLIAGLALFHLFSRFNPRATKRVLVILALSVILAHIEHLIAGRVPFAALPAIMAIGFIILEKDEHMAHELSVRFGKIWVFAEIVLFTLVGTQVNIDAALKAGMIGAAALIAGGLAARSLGVRLCLIGSGLNRGERLFVVVSYIPKATVQAAIGGGAMLVMAAAGMDTGPGEIILAVAVFSILLTAPLGALAIAFTGERTLETTDSPFDDARAAAIESEGDAQ
- a CDS encoding AAA family ATPase; the protein is MSTLFESQAPRPLADRLRPKALDEVVGQEHLLGTDGPLGRMAASGRVSSILLWGPPGSGKTTIARLLAERTDLHFEPLSAVFSGVADLRKVFEAARKRRGMGLGTLLFIDEIHRFNRAQQDGFLPYVEDGTVILVGATTENPSFELNAALLSRCQVLVLNRLDDEALEALLRRAEAEVGKSLPVNADARAALRAMADGDGRYLFNMAEDIFSLPPEPALDIAALTVAVQKRMPLYDKSRDGHFNLISALHKSLRGSDTDAALYWFARMIAGGEDPRYIARRLLRFAVEDVGLADPDALPQAVAAWEAYERLGSPEGELALVQLIVYLGCAPKSNAAYKAEKAAMKTAGETGSLSPPKHILNAPTGLMKNLGYGDGYVYDHDVEDGFSGQNYFPDGMERRRFYTPRDRGFEREIAKRIAYWDKLRNKGKE
- a CDS encoding ABC transporter, which encodes MNEQAPNQSGAVEIKIDGLGKSFGANHALRGIDLTIYRGDIIAVVGGSGCGKTVLLNHILGLLTADHGRVLVADHDSSGEGLVDISQLTSNQLDHICMHWGVVFQKNALFSGTVYDNIALWLSEVRNLNRREIKSIARSVLVSVGLDSGDDFLDLDVHDLSGGMAKRLAVARALAMKPAVIFYDEPTTGLDPTTSLQIHDLIVATHAGRPGRTTVIITHDKDLLIRLRPRTVMIHQGRVYFDGSLDEFERSDSPYIRPYFNLMPALQQGQKIQGPV
- a CDS encoding RNA pseudouridine synthase produces the protein MSDVRAEEISEADAGLRLDRWFKRHFPQLTHGRLQKLLRTGQVRVDGKRIKAGFRLEAGQHIRVPPLSADEGEPGQDKAMKVSAADAGAVRSMVLYRDDHVIVLNKPPGLAVQGGTKTARHLDGMLDALRFGSDERPRLVHRLDKDTSGVLLLARNAASAAKLAAAFKSKTARKLYWAAVVGVPHPPEGRINLPLAKISGAKGERMMTGSSEGKAAETLYRVVEHIGKKAAWLVLAPLTGRTHQLRAHCAALGTPILGDGKYGGAAAFFAGDEASGKPHLHARSICIPHPNGGVLEVVAPLPVHMKETWNHLGFSSDDEADKQAADGLKNL